One Cryptomeria japonica unplaced genomic scaffold, Sugi_1.0 HiC_scaffold_124, whole genome shotgun sequence DNA window includes the following coding sequences:
- the LOC131054172 gene encoding uncharacterized protein LOC131054172, whose protein sequence is MVTNKGDCTTNLQGFSQHTPITVNAKDGTEASKSDEVTNLKRLNEHLLTTITNDRKEIDGLKNKLRLCDDANNKLLETVTSDKNKWISCEKDMKGTISELEYKLKEARNLSENHEMLFSQLGREKSLLENRLKESSDVIQELQGLKSELDQTKQLSENLGKLCAQLGQEKNELENNLKKSNDVIKELQNKVTEDRSLWDASKTKLEGTIVEVENKLDSVVQERNVLSQKHKDLCGSYRNEKKGWKKCNGGANMKLKAKMTENQGLWDSYRVNLEGKVAELQNEMTNSKSLNERLLTTITNDRKEIDGLKNKLIMCDDANNKLLETITSDKNKWTSYEKKMKSTISELGQGKNELENDLKKSNDVIRELQDKMTEDRSLWDASKTKLEATIVEVQTKLDTVVKERNELSQKHEDLYTSYRNDKNELKKCNDGAMKLKAKMAEDKGLWDSCRANLKGKVARLQNEILDERKSSQKHQELLTKLRQEKIEMENKFIKINDTTKKLNAKITEDKLLWDSCQEKLEKQVSELQNELNEARVFSQGREELCSELRRAKTDLEEKVLQLEGDLNEARILIKKHEELRSELMKEKNEMQNKVTECNDETEELKAKLAERGFLWDSSKTELEATVAGLQNELKETRLLSLKHEEACIQLRHEKTKLEDELKDLDDTNEELHAKMTENGWLWDTCKANLEGTVIKLQKKLNETKILAHNNQVLYNEISREKSEMETNFHQSINEAKQLKDKIAEEGHLWDISKREFEVTFAKLQNELNEARMLSQKHEDSWSQSEQEKTELENNFNQSINEIQQLKEKLAEDRHKWDSYKREFEITIAKLQNELNEARMLSQKHEDLWSQSEQEKNDLEKTLIGLQNEVDETKILTVKDQELCKVLREENNRIGNKLKQCNDSIGKLNTKVKEDQLLWVCNKEDLESRVAVVQYEKETLIQEYKALWAHLRDEKYELEEKLKECNDRNKELHAQMREDCRLWEACKAKFENSAARLQNNFNKSINEIKQLKEKLAEDKHMWNTSKGEFEVTIAKLQNELNEARMLSHKHEDLCSQSEHEKYELEKTFIRLQNKLDETNILREKDQELCNVLREENNWLGNKLKDCNDRIAELNKKIEEDERLWVTNKSDLERKVAGLQSEKGVLSKEYKLLWAHLTDEKDELENKLRECKDRNMELHAQMREDCRLWEACKANFEDSVAGLQNKLDLMTNEGMILSQEYVELCIECEFLKAQLGDYNDILSSMEDETRSLISLSESNANTVEALQTQVRMITHEHTHLSMKYEELTNENESQKLKLENYNHRLDSVKNERNSLRSTSESREEALLQENGSLKQQVHELQSKLGMWANDYKQVPTDDMLDSETEERQLLTSLSETSDKVMEDPVIENRTVKREALQLYQENQQLQKDISSKKSLIQTKDGNITELNAKKIKLKNAVEVLEEIGRKNTQVLKEYGGIREEQVTRKESEEKRKEGSGRVSHRNQTAFIGNLMSCILLDIEKSDVSRCLSTATKNIILPSDALLCGCPYGWFGGIV, encoded by the coding sequence ATGGTAACTAATAAAGGCGATTGTACAACAAATTTGCAGGGTTTTAGCCAACACACACCGATAACAGTAAATGCAAAAGATGGCACAGAAGCGAGCAAAAGTGATGAGGTGACAAATTTGAAAAGACTGAATGAACATTTACTGACTACAATTACCAATGATAGAAAAGAAATAGACGGGTTGAAAAACAAATTGAGATTGTGTGATGATGCCAATAACAAATTGCTTGAAACGGTGACGTCAGATAAAAACAAGTGGATTTCTTGTGAAAAGGATATGAAAGGTACAATTTCAGAGTTAGAATATAAGCTCAAAGAAGCCAGAAATTTGAGTGAGAATCATGAAATGTTGTTCAGTCAATTGGGACGAGAAAAAAGTCTGTTGGAAAATAGGTTGAAAGAAAGTAGTGATGTAATTCAGGAATTACAAGGGCTTAAAAGTGAGCTTGATCAAACAAAACAATTGAGTGAGAATCTTGGAAAATTGTGTGCTCAATTAGGGCAGGAAAAAAATGAGCtggaaaataatttgaaaaaatccAATGATGTGATTAAGGAATTACAAAATAAAGTGACCGAGGATAGGAGCTTGTGGGATGCTTCCAAAACAAAATTGGAAGGAACAATTGTGGAGGTAGAAAATAAGCTTGATTCTGTGGTGCAGGAAAGAAATGTATTGAGTCAGAAACATAAGGACTTATGCGGTAGCTACAGAAATGAAAAAAAAGGGTGGAAAAAATGCAATGGTGGTGCTAATATGAAATTAAAAGCAAAGATGACTGAGAATCAGGGATTGTGGGATTCATATAGGGTGAATTTGGAAGGAAAAGTCGCGGAGCTGCAGAATGAGATGACAAATTCGAAAAGCCTGAATGAACGTTTACTGACTACAATTACCAATGATAGAAAAGAAATAGATGGGTTGAAAAACAAATTGATAATGTGTGATGATGCCAATAACAAATTGCTTGAAACAATCACTTCAGATAAAAACAAGTGGACTTCTTATGAGAAAAAGATGAAAAGTACAATTTCAGAGTTAGGGCAGGGAAAAAACGAGCTGGAAAATGATTTGAAAAAATCCAATGATGTGATTAGGGAGTTACAAGATAAAATGACTGAAGATAGGAGCTTGTGGGATGCTTCCAAGACAAAACTGGAAGCGACAATTGTGGAGGTACAAACTAAGCTTGACACTGTAGTGAAGGAAAGAAATGAATTGAGCCAGAAACATGAGGACTTGTACACTAGCTACAGAAATgacaaaaatgaattgaaaaaatGCAATGATGGTGCTATGAAATTAAAAGCAAAGATGGCTGAGGATAAGGGATTGTGGGATTCATGTAGGGCGAATTTGAAAGGAAAAGTTGCACGGCTGCAAAATGAGATCCTTGACGAAAGAAAATCTAGCCAGAAACACCAAGAATTGTTGACTAAATTGAGGCAAGAAAAAATTGAGATGGAAAATAAGTTCATAAAAATCAATGATACTACTAAGAAATTGAATGCAAAGATTACTGAAGATAAGCTGTTGTGGGATTCTTGTCAGGAGAAGTTGGAAAAACAGGTTTCAGAGCTACAAAATGAGCTTAATGAAGCAAGGGTATTCAGCCAAGGACGTGAAGAACTGTGCAGTGAGCTGAGACGAGCAAAAACTGATTTGGAAGAAAAAGTTTTACAGCTCGAAGGTGATCTTAATGAAGCAAGAATTTTGATTAAGAAACATGAAGAATTGCGCTCTGAATTAATGAAAGAAAAGAACGAAATGCAAAATAAGGTAACAGAATGCAATGATGAGACTGAAGAATTGAAGGCAAAATTGGCTGAACGTGGGTTCTTGTGGGATTCTTCTAAGACAGAGTTGGAAGCCACTGTTGCAGGGCTGCAAAATGAGCTCAAAGAAACAAGATTGTTGAGCCTGAAACATGAAGAAGCATGCATTCAACTAAGGCATGAGAAAACAAAATTGGAAGACGAGTTGAAAGACTTGGATGATACGAATGAGGAATTACATGCCAAAATGACTGAAAACGGTTGGCTTTGGGATACTTGTAAGGCGAATTTAGAAGGTACAGTAATAAAGCTGCAGAAAAAGCTTAATGAAACAAAGATTCTGGCCCACAATAATCAAGTCTTATACAATGAAATAAGTAGAGAAAAAAGTGAGATGGAAACTAATTTTCATCAATCCATCAATGAAGCTAAACAATTAAAGGATAAAATAGCTGAAGAAGGGCACTTGTGGGATATATCTAAGCGAGAATTTGAAGTTACATTTGCAAAACTGCAAAATGAGCTTAATGAAGCGAGAATGTTAAGCCAGAAGCATGAAGATTCGTGGTCTCAGTCAGAACAGGAAAAAACTGAGTTGGAAAATAATTTTAATCAATCTATTAATGAAATTCAGCAATTAAAGGAAAAATTGGCTGAAGATAGGCACAAGTGGGATAGTTATAAGAGAGAATTTGAAATTACAATTGCAAAACTGCAAAATGAGCTCAACGAAGCGAGGATGCTAAGCCAGAAGCATGAAGATTTGTGGTCTCAATCAGaacaagaaaaaaatgatttgGAAAAGACTCTTATAGGGCTACAAAATGAAGTTGATGAAACAAAGATTTTGACAGTGAAAGACCAAGAGCTGTGTAAGGTGCTCAGAGAAGAAAACAATCGGATAGGAAATAAGTTGAAACAATGCAATGACAGTATTGGGAAATTAAATACAAAAGTTAAAGAAGACCAGCTATTGTGGGTTTGTAATAAGGAGGATTTGGAAAGCAGAGTTGCAGTTGTGCAGTATGAGAAAGAGACATTGATCCAGGAATATAAAGCTCTGTGGGCCCATTTAAGAGATGAAAAATATGAGTTGGAAGAAAAACTGAAAGAATGCAACGATAGGAATAAGGAATTGCATGCACAGATGAGAGAAGATTGCCGCTTGTGGGAAGCTTGTAAGGCAAAATTTGAAAACTCTGCTGCAAGGCtacaaaataattttaataaatccATTAATGAAATTAAACAATTAAAGGAAAAATTGGCTGAAGATAAGCACATGTGGAATACTTCTAAGGGAGAATTTGAAGTTACAATTGCAAAACTGCAAAATGAGCTTAATGAAGCGAGAATGTTAAGCCATAAGCATGAGGATTTGTGCTCCCAATCAGAACATGAAAAATATGAGTTGGAAAAGACTTTTATACGGCTACAAAATAAGCTTGATGAAACAAACATTTTGAGAGAGAAAGACCAAGAATTGTGTAATGTGCTAAGAGAAGAGAATAATTGGTTAGGAAATAAGTTGAAAGACTGCAATGATAGGATTGcggaattaaataaaaaaattgaagaagacGAGAGGTTGTGGGTTACTAATAAGTCTGATTTGGAAAGAAAAGTTGCAGGTCTGCAGTCTGAGAAAGGGGTATTGAGCAAGGAATATAAACTTCTGTGGGCCCATTTAACAGATGAAAAAGATGAGTTGGAAAACAAACTGAGAGAATGCAAAGATAGGAATATGGAATTGCATGCACAGATGAGAGAAGATTGCCGCTTGTGGGAAGCTTGTAAGGCAAACTTCGAAGACTCTGTTGCAGGTTTACAAAATAAGCTCGATTTGATGACTAATGAAGGAATGATTTTGAGCCAAGAATATGTAGAACTGTGCATTGAATGCGAATTTTTGAAGGCACAGCTGGGAGATTATAATGATATACTAAGCTCTATGGAAGATGAAACAAGGAGTCTAATCTCTCTCTCAGAGAGCAATGCAAACACAGTGGAGGCCTTGCAAACTCAAGTGCGAATGATCACCCATGAACATACACATTTGAGCATGAAATATGAAGaacttacaaatgaaaatgaatctCAGAAATTGAAATTGGAAAATTATAATCATAGGCTTGATTCAGTGAAAAATGAGAGGAACTCACTTAGATCTACGTCAGAAAGTAGGGAGGAGGCTTTGCTCCAAGAAAATGGTTCATTGAAACAACAAGTCCATGAGCTTCAAAGCAAGTTGGGTATGTGGGCTAATGATTACAAACAAGTTCCCACTGATGATATGCTCGATTCAGAAACAGAGGAGAGGCAATTACTCACATCTCTATCAGAAACCAGTGATAAAGTGATGGAAGATCCGGTTATAGAGAACAGAACAGTGAAACGAGAAGCCCTTCAACTTTATCAAGAAAACCAACAATTACAAAAGGACATATCTAGTAAAAAGTCATTAATTCAAACAAAAGATGGAAATATTACAGAATTGAATGCAAAAAAGATTAAACTTAAGAATGCTGTCGAAGTGTTGGAAGAGATTGGAAGAAAAAATACCCAAGTactgaaagaatatggaggtatAAGGGAAGAGCAAGTGACGAGAAAGGAAAGTGAGGAGAAAAGGAAGGAGGGCAGTGGGAGGGTTTCACATCGAAACCAAACAGCCTTTATTGGTAATTTGATGTCTTGCATTCTTCTAGATATTGAGAAGTCTGACGTAAGCAGATGCTTGTCAACTGCCACaaaaaatatcattcttccttctgatGCACTACTTTGTGGATGTCCTTATGGCTGGTTTGGTGGGATAGTATAA